Proteins encoded in a region of the Paenibacillus sp. W2I17 genome:
- the yycF gene encoding response regulator YycF codes for MQGKILVVDDEQPIADILKFNLEKEGYEVICAFDGIRAVELALSEKPDLMLLDLMLPGKDGMDVCREVRAHLEMPIIMLTAKDGEIDKVLGLELGADDYVTKPFSTRELLARVKAQMRRRQKLAITAEAPEDEEKQVMRLFDLAFDMDMYTAYKGGEPLDLTHREYELLYYMAKHSGKVMTREHLLQAVWGYEYFGDVRTVDVTIRRLREKIEENPSKPETILTRRGLGYLVRSAKSVGI; via the coding sequence ATGCAGGGGAAGATTTTGGTGGTGGACGATGAACAACCCATCGCGGACATTCTGAAGTTTAATTTGGAAAAAGAGGGGTACGAGGTCATCTGTGCATTTGATGGCATTCGTGCGGTTGAACTGGCGTTATCCGAGAAACCGGATCTGATGCTGCTGGATCTGATGCTCCCGGGCAAGGATGGTATGGATGTCTGTCGTGAGGTGCGCGCTCATCTGGAGATGCCAATCATTATGCTTACCGCCAAGGATGGCGAGATCGACAAGGTGCTTGGTCTGGAACTGGGCGCGGATGATTACGTGACGAAGCCATTCAGTACGCGTGAGTTGCTTGCACGGGTGAAGGCACAGATGCGCAGACGGCAAAAGCTTGCGATTACGGCCGAAGCGCCGGAAGATGAGGAAAAGCAGGTCATGCGACTATTTGATCTGGCGTTTGATATGGACATGTATACGGCTTACAAAGGCGGGGAACCGCTCGATCTGACCCACCGTGAGTACGAACTTCTCTATTATATGGCGAAGCATTCCGGCAAGGTTATGACACGAGAACATCTGCTGCAAGCGGTGTGGGGATATGAATATTTCGGCGATGTACGCACCGTGGATGTTACGATTCGTCGTCTGCGTGAGAAGATTGAGGAGAATCCAAGCAAACCGGAAACGATTCTGACACGCCGCGGGCTCGGTTATCTCGTGCGCAGTGCCAAAAGCGTGGGGATATAA
- the walK gene encoding cell wall metabolism sensor histidine kinase WalK: protein MGRFARFSFFRTIQAKLIIIYVLLILIAMQLIGVYFVSAMKNSLTSNFTEDLQARAEMLSVLVGETMAGGEAEAGEDKTENLRVLVNNLFNINGAEIQVLDASGKVLTTSLSSHSDYVGRKNTQTVVSRALQGIRDNEEYIVDEDNVRKKVVAKPVLSGGKIIGAVYIAASMNELYSTMEGINKIFISGILIALVLTAVLGVILSHTITQPIKEVTRRATAVAEGNFDQQTPVFGTDEIGQLSRAFNYMTSRLRDALSQNEEEKEKLTSILTNMSDGVVATDEYGKVILVNRRASSILGMHPADIEGRHFAILLGIDPEDAEALASGFTGSTLLQIAPAGQEEPVVIRMTFTPVHRRERGITGTIAVLQDVTEQEELEASRREFVANVSHELRTPLTTIKSYAEALDDGALEDPQLAGRFVGVIQNETERMIRLVTDLLHLSRLDSKEAMLRKQPTDILEMLEEVTDRFSFQMHQKDIQPVLSVENDIPAVPLDRDQIDQVLDNVVSNALKYTLEGGTITIAARRSDEHTLAISVSDTGMGIPQRDLDRIFERFYRVDKARSRSMGGTGLGLSIAREIVKAHDGSISLESEVDVGTTVTFTLPMREKGGEHREGTD from the coding sequence ATGGGCCGATTCGCGCGATTCTCGTTCTTCCGAACGATTCAGGCGAAATTGATAATTATCTATGTACTGCTGATTCTGATTGCGATGCAATTGATCGGCGTTTATTTTGTGAGCGCGATGAAGAACTCACTAACGAGTAACTTTACGGAAGACTTGCAGGCGCGTGCGGAAATGCTATCGGTTCTCGTGGGGGAGACGATGGCGGGTGGAGAAGCAGAAGCTGGCGAGGACAAAACGGAAAATCTGCGTGTGCTGGTGAACAACCTGTTCAACATTAATGGTGCCGAGATTCAGGTGCTGGATGCCAGCGGCAAAGTACTGACGACCTCGCTAAGTTCACATTCGGATTATGTCGGGCGCAAAAATACCCAGACTGTCGTCAGTCGTGCGCTGCAAGGTATTCGGGACAATGAGGAATATATCGTGGACGAGGATAATGTTCGCAAAAAGGTCGTCGCCAAGCCGGTGCTGTCCGGCGGCAAGATCATTGGTGCGGTCTACATCGCGGCATCCATGAACGAGCTGTATTCCACGATGGAGGGAATCAACAAAATCTTTATCTCCGGCATTTTGATTGCCTTGGTGCTAACGGCGGTACTTGGCGTGATCTTGTCCCATACGATAACGCAGCCGATTAAGGAAGTGACTCGGAGAGCGACAGCGGTCGCAGAAGGTAACTTCGATCAGCAGACACCTGTATTTGGCACGGATGAGATTGGTCAGCTCAGTCGGGCTTTTAACTATATGACCAGCAGGCTTCGAGATGCACTCTCCCAGAATGAAGAGGAGAAGGAGAAGCTGACCTCCATTCTGACCAATATGAGTGATGGTGTAGTGGCTACGGATGAGTACGGTAAAGTCATTCTCGTAAACCGTCGTGCCAGCAGCATTCTGGGTATGCATCCTGCGGATATTGAAGGAAGACACTTCGCTATATTACTCGGCATTGATCCGGAGGATGCGGAAGCTCTCGCGAGTGGTTTCACAGGTTCAACGTTGCTGCAGATTGCACCCGCAGGACAAGAAGAACCTGTGGTCATTCGGATGACGTTTACACCGGTTCATCGGCGTGAACGGGGGATCACGGGAACGATTGCCGTACTTCAGGATGTTACGGAGCAGGAAGAACTTGAGGCATCCCGGCGTGAATTCGTGGCCAATGTATCCCATGAACTGCGTACACCACTGACCACGATCAAGAGTTACGCGGAAGCGCTGGATGACGGTGCACTGGAAGATCCGCAGCTTGCCGGTCGTTTCGTGGGTGTTATTCAGAACGAGACGGAGCGAATGATACGACTGGTTACGGATCTGTTGCATTTATCGCGGCTTGATTCCAAAGAAGCCATGCTACGTAAACAGCCAACTGATATTCTGGAAATGCTGGAGGAAGTGACCGATCGATTCTCGTTCCAGATGCATCAGAAGGATATTCAGCCTGTATTATCTGTGGAGAATGATATTCCGGCTGTTCCGCTGGATCGCGATCAGATTGATCAGGTGCTGGATAATGTCGTGTCCAATGCGCTGAAATATACATTGGAAGGCGGCACTATTACGATTGCGGCTAGACGCAGTGATGAACACACACTTGCCATCTCGGTATCGGATACCGGAATGGGTATCCCACAGCGTGATTTGGATCGCATTTTTGAGCGGTTTTATCGGGTGGACAAGGCTCGTTCCCGCAGTATGGGAGGCACAGGGCTGGGACTGTCCATTGCCCGGGAAATTGTGAAGGCACATGATGGCAGCATCTCTCTGGAGTCTGAGGTAGATGTGGGAACGACAGTAACGTTCACACTGCCGATGCGTGAGAAAGGGGGTGAGCACCGTGAAGGAACGGATTAA
- a CDS encoding YycH family regulatory protein: protein MKERIKSLVLAALVVASLVQSYFLIYRLPGGGDSIVTSETNYVKTENMGQERNIEELIFPDQMIIHLGEDKHTVFYPGNTFYQLIYSRLQGRAFDDFQRRSVQSVNWDQIRKENPGFELSFKEGIPVALLQRVMRLGTDSLFQGETINRISIYTSKNETKAHALFFSAKGDVVYEATQADLTVQDVQQHVDFGANWTPYTLMDGGYYIPAEALETIEADVPTGQFTVEQMQRSLFFDPSMTRNIREKDGSEIYTDSKRSLQVKQEQRWISYTDPAAPPAGQIDPAKDALSAVDFVNQHGGWKGRSRMMLETADSKTQLEFQQYYGSYPIMDSMQFRFGTISMEMQQETVSSYERSLEYLNEGAETKKSVKLPGGDKLKALIKKVAGENRQVVDVYPAYRPSSIEDGLKLIPVWVIRFGNGEETTVS, encoded by the coding sequence GTGAAGGAACGGATTAAATCCTTGGTGCTTGCTGCCCTTGTTGTAGCCAGTCTGGTTCAGAGTTATTTCCTGATCTACCGTTTGCCCGGAGGCGGGGATTCCATTGTGACGTCAGAGACGAACTATGTGAAGACGGAAAATATGGGTCAGGAACGCAATATTGAAGAATTGATTTTCCCCGATCAGATGATTATTCATCTGGGTGAGGATAAACATACGGTGTTTTACCCTGGCAATACGTTCTATCAGTTGATCTATTCACGGTTACAGGGGCGGGCGTTCGATGATTTTCAGCGCCGGAGCGTGCAATCAGTGAACTGGGATCAGATTCGCAAGGAGAACCCTGGGTTTGAACTATCGTTCAAAGAGGGTATTCCCGTAGCATTGTTACAGCGGGTGATGAGGCTTGGGACGGATTCCTTGTTCCAAGGGGAGACGATTAACCGAATCTCGATCTATACGTCCAAAAATGAAACGAAGGCCCATGCGCTGTTCTTCAGCGCCAAGGGAGACGTGGTATATGAAGCAACGCAGGCGGACCTGACAGTGCAAGACGTGCAGCAGCATGTAGACTTTGGTGCGAACTGGACGCCATATACACTGATGGACGGTGGGTATTATATCCCGGCGGAAGCTCTGGAGACGATTGAGGCGGATGTGCCAACAGGTCAGTTCACGGTTGAGCAGATGCAGCGTAGTCTGTTCTTCGATCCAAGTATGACCCGAAACATCCGGGAAAAAGATGGATCGGAGATCTACACGGACAGTAAACGTAGTCTGCAGGTAAAACAGGAACAGCGCTGGATCAGTTACACTGATCCGGCGGCACCGCCTGCGGGACAGATTGATCCCGCGAAGGATGCACTGTCTGCGGTTGATTTTGTGAATCAGCATGGCGGCTGGAAAGGCAGGTCGCGCATGATGCTGGAGACCGCTGACAGCAAGACACAGCTTGAATTCCAGCAGTACTACGGCAGTTATCCGATTATGGATTCCATGCAGTTCCGCTTTGGCACGATCAGCATGGAGATGCAGCAGGAGACGGTATCCAGCTATGAGCGATCACTGGAATACCTGAACGAAGGTGCAGAGACGAAGAAATCGGTCAAATTGCCTGGCGGAGACAAGCTGAAGGCTCTTATTAAAAAGGTAGCAGGTGAGAATCGCCAAGTCGTGGACGTGTACCCGGCATATCGTCCTTCTTCGATTGAGGACGGACTAAAGCTGATCCCGGTATGGGTTATTCGATTCGGAAATGGTGAGGAAACTACCGTATCTTGA
- the yycI gene encoding two-component system regulatory protein YycI, with protein sequence MDWGRAKNVLIYAFLLLNLVLGYQIWMDARETAGANLDFTSLADNTQQAMEEKGIQVLAPIPNETPKLPKLSYEFIEEDRAGVDMELEQPVDSKLIFSQSELEDALEREIPQIGTYRLDQLMAEDGAFVLHPLVDGKWPLFNVSLELFYSDQKITGYRQTPVRITTAEESDQQVLPASKALGTLIENFLPNDAIVKDIQLGYYGQLFNSDIQVAMPAWRFVLESGEVLYVQGISGDVFSPKTDKPGE encoded by the coding sequence TTGGATTGGGGACGGGCGAAAAATGTGTTGATCTATGCCTTTCTGCTGCTCAATCTGGTGCTGGGATACCAGATCTGGATGGATGCGCGAGAGACGGCCGGAGCCAATCTGGACTTCACCTCACTGGCAGATAATACACAGCAGGCGATGGAAGAGAAGGGTATCCAGGTACTGGCTCCGATTCCAAATGAAACGCCGAAGCTGCCAAAGTTGTCCTATGAGTTCATTGAAGAGGACAGGGCTGGCGTGGATATGGAACTGGAACAGCCTGTAGATAGCAAGCTGATCTTCTCGCAGAGTGAGCTGGAAGATGCATTAGAGCGTGAGATTCCACAGATCGGGACATACCGGCTGGATCAGCTGATGGCCGAGGATGGGGCTTTTGTGCTTCACCCACTGGTCGATGGCAAATGGCCGCTCTTCAATGTGAGTCTGGAGCTATTCTACAGCGACCAGAAAATAACAGGTTACCGTCAGACTCCGGTGCGGATTACAACCGCAGAGGAGAGCGATCAGCAGGTGCTTCCGGCGTCGAAGGCGCTGGGAACGCTGATCGAGAACTTTTTGCCAAATGATGCAATTGTCAAAGATATTCAGCTGGGCTATTACGGCCAGTTGTTCAATTCAGATATACAGGTAGCGATGCCGGCATGGCGGTTCGTGCTGGAAAGTGGCGAAGTGTTGTACGTGCAGGGCATCAGTGGGGATGTATTCAGTCCCAAGACAGACAAACCAGGGGAGTAA
- a CDS encoding MBL fold metallo-hydrolase, producing MGIYFTVLSSGSTGNATVIQHGGTSLMIDAGLSAKRLDALFQEREISGAELDGILVTHEHSDHIKGLGAMSRKYNLPIYANLNTWAALEKSVGAIPEENRRVFETGEKHDFGSLRVESFGISHDAAEPVGYTFDDGTEKLSVATDLGYMSDKVRDAISDSDVLVLEANHDVELLRMGRYPWNTKRRILSDIGHLSNEAAGAALSELMNGRIKRTYLAHLSRDHNMMDLAKMSVRDAMESRGCFYRDHEFKLCDTYYDRPTPWDRVGEP from the coding sequence ATGGGGATATATTTTACCGTGTTATCCAGCGGTTCGACAGGTAATGCCACAGTCATACAACATGGGGGTACCTCTCTCATGATTGACGCTGGTCTTAGTGCGAAGCGATTGGATGCACTGTTTCAGGAAAGGGAGATTTCTGGGGCAGAATTGGACGGGATTCTGGTTACACATGAACATTCCGATCACATTAAAGGACTAGGCGCGATGTCTCGGAAATATAATTTACCAATCTACGCAAATCTGAATACGTGGGCGGCACTGGAGAAGTCGGTTGGGGCGATTCCAGAGGAAAACCGGAGGGTATTTGAGACGGGTGAAAAGCATGATTTTGGGTCACTGCGCGTGGAATCCTTTGGGATCTCACATGATGCAGCGGAGCCGGTAGGGTACACTTTCGATGATGGCACGGAGAAGCTATCTGTTGCAACAGATCTTGGATACATGAGCGACAAGGTTCGCGATGCCATCTCTGATTCTGATGTGCTGGTGCTGGAGGCGAATCATGATGTCGAATTACTGCGTATGGGACGTTATCCATGGAACACCAAGCGCCGGATTTTGAGCGACATTGGGCATTTGTCGAACGAAGCGGCAGGGGCAGCGCTTAGTGAACTGATGAACGGACGCATCAAGCGCACGTATCTGGCACATCTTAGCCGAGATCATAATATGATGGACTTGGCAAAAATGTCGGTGCGCGACGCGATGGAGAGCCGTGGATGCTTTTATCGGGACCATGAGTTCAAACTCTGTGATACGTATTACGACCGTCCTACGCCATGGGATAGGGTGGGTGAGCCATAA
- a CDS encoding S1C family serine protease → MGLFGDDFYSTKVSRRAEPEQKGKLQIIRPGGRARGRDRWSNPRRSRTGISSTVKVAVISSVISSIVTVTLFSFITQPTSLPLANATGNGGGGGAQTAQAADPYDRIIQAAAQVRPSVVSIVNHKTGSSLSVEDSALGSGVIFKKEDGKAYIMTNHHVVEGASDLEIVTVDGETHKAKLVGKDRVSDIAVLSAEDKGLGAVAEIGDSSKLQRGQTVLAIGNPLGLGGTLTSGIVSYTDRILPVSINQDGVYDWEQNVIQTDAAINEGNSGGALVDLNGKVVGINTMKISDTGVEGLGFAIPMNEVMKTVDSLLLNGKVSRPYLGVYTVDLSNPYAPLDDEQRKDLKLPSHVDSGVVVLEASGPASEAGMKLNDVITEFDGQKITSTLDLRKYLYDEKKIGDTIEVTFYRDGKAEKVSVKLTDKPE, encoded by the coding sequence ATGGGATTGTTTGGAGACGATTTTTATTCAACCAAAGTATCAAGACGCGCCGAACCTGAACAGAAAGGCAAACTTCAGATCATCCGCCCTGGAGGCAGAGCACGTGGACGTGACCGCTGGAGCAATCCGCGCAGATCGCGTACGGGAATCAGTTCCACAGTGAAAGTTGCTGTGATCAGCTCGGTGATCAGCTCCATCGTGACCGTTACGCTGTTTAGCTTCATCACACAGCCCACATCGTTACCGCTGGCGAATGCTACAGGCAACGGTGGTGGAGGCGGTGCACAGACAGCGCAGGCAGCTGATCCATACGACCGGATTATCCAGGCGGCAGCCCAAGTTCGTCCTTCCGTGGTGAGCATTGTGAACCATAAAACGGGTAGCAGTCTATCGGTGGAAGATTCGGCGCTGGGCTCAGGGGTCATTTTCAAGAAGGAAGATGGCAAGGCCTACATTATGACCAACCACCACGTCGTGGAGGGTGCGAGTGATCTGGAGATTGTGACCGTAGATGGGGAGACACACAAAGCGAAGCTGGTTGGTAAAGACCGGGTAAGTGACATTGCGGTATTATCCGCAGAAGATAAAGGGCTGGGTGCAGTCGCGGAGATCGGTGATTCCAGCAAACTTCAGCGCGGTCAAACGGTGCTGGCGATCGGGAATCCGCTCGGTCTGGGTGGTACGCTGACATCCGGAATTGTCAGTTATACGGATCGTATTCTACCTGTATCGATTAATCAGGACGGGGTGTACGACTGGGAGCAAAACGTGATCCAGACGGATGCGGCGATTAATGAAGGTAATAGCGGCGGTGCTTTGGTCGATCTGAACGGCAAAGTGGTCGGCATCAACACGATGAAGATCTCGGATACGGGCGTTGAAGGTCTCGGCTTCGCGATTCCGATGAACGAAGTGATGAAAACGGTAGATTCCCTGCTACTAAACGGCAAAGTATCTCGTCCATACCTGGGCGTGTACACGGTGGATCTGAGCAACCCTTATGCACCACTGGATGACGAGCAGCGTAAAGATCTGAAGCTGCCATCTCATGTGGACAGCGGCGTGGTTGTGTTGGAAGCATCCGGTCCGGCGTCGGAAGCAGGTATGAAGCTGAATGATGTCATTACGGAATTTGACGGGCAAAAAATTACCTCCACGCTGGATCTGCGGAAGTATCTGTACGATGAGAAGAAGATTGGGGATACCATCGAAGTAACCTTCTACCGGGATGGCAAAGCGGAGAAAGTATCGGTGAAGCTGACGGATAAACCGGAGTAA
- a CDS encoding CxxH/CxxC protein, which yields MYVVCKEHVDIAIDMFVDEYEDAPDIVDLKETEFADWDPPAKCAECEQHAEFLVV from the coding sequence ATGTACGTTGTATGCAAAGAACACGTGGACATTGCCATCGACATGTTTGTCGATGAGTATGAGGACGCTCCAGATATCGTTGATCTGAAGGAGACGGAATTTGCCGACTGGGACCCGCCTGCGAAATGTGCCGAGTGCGAACAGCATGCGGAATTCCTCGTCGTTTAG
- the rlmH gene encoding 23S rRNA (pseudouridine(1915)-N(3))-methyltransferase RlmH, giving the protein MFIQIIGVGKLKEKYLTLGIQEYAKRLAPYIKFQMIEVADEKAPDTLSEAEVRAVKEREGERILAHVKSEAHVVALALDGQLWSSEELALEIDKLGTYGTSHVVFVIGGSHGLSEEVLCRAKQRLSFGRMTLPHQLMRLVLVEQIYRAVKINRGEPYHK; this is encoded by the coding sequence ATGTTTATTCAGATTATTGGCGTAGGCAAATTGAAGGAAAAATATCTGACGCTGGGCATTCAGGAATATGCCAAGCGGCTCGCCCCGTACATCAAGTTTCAGATGATCGAGGTCGCAGACGAAAAGGCGCCCGATACCCTGAGCGAGGCTGAGGTTCGGGCGGTAAAGGAGCGCGAGGGCGAACGCATCCTCGCGCATGTGAAGAGCGAGGCGCATGTTGTCGCGCTCGCATTGGATGGCCAGCTCTGGAGTTCTGAGGAGCTGGCATTGGAGATCGACAAGCTCGGCACATATGGGACGAGCCATGTCGTGTTTGTCATCGGAGGAAGCCATGGGCTCTCCGAAGAGGTGTTGTGCCGCGCGAAGCAGCGCTTGAGCTTCGGGCGCATGACCCTGCCGCATCAGCTTATGCGGCTGGTGTTGGTGGAGCAGATTTATCGCGCGGTGAAGATAAATCGTGGTGAACCGTACCACAAGTAA
- a CDS encoding right-handed parallel beta-helix repeat-containing protein: MEYHVSIHGNDQGRGTADQPLRTISRAAAHAMAGDTVIVHAGVYREWVNPANGGTAEHRIVYRSAGDGEVVITGAERVTNWKSEGDHVWSTEVLNSLFSVRNPYEVELSGDWLFDGPFPIHLGDVYLDGKSLYECDSIESVNNPEVWSEAKYPKDSLLKWYAEVGSTTTKIWTNFGGKDPRTENVEINVRPYCFWPEKPGINYITVSGFTLRQASPQWAPPTDYQEGLIGPHWSKGWIIENNIISESKCVGISLGTEIGTGHTKSLEKHSKGGTQREQEVILRALRSGWHKDNIGSHIVRGNVIHDCEQAGIVGHMGAAFSHIYQNRIYNIHHKRLRHGAEVAGIKLHASLDTQISENIMYSCYRALWLDWQAQGTRISRNVFFDNLSEDLFVEVCHGPYMVDHNLFLSPMNFRNMAQGGAFAHNLFAGRFVVRSEITRITPYHFPHETAMAGYSNITGGDDRYYNNIFIGDNDPNREPVPITFFEHLPLKPRDEVGEDGKTVMDGVPDNSICYLHAVGLAGYDQHPDVKDKKWWEYTKEELMELGDAAKDFFIGNAVLPVAMGGNVFLNDAVPSRHESQAKIVAQKGMNVEIDPALGKVHIQIHEPELLRRTSAMLVTTDLLGKTYHADMKYEEPDSSPYHFDSDFFGTKRPDADVTPGPFELTEQGTIDFDI; encoded by the coding sequence ATGGAATATCATGTATCCATACATGGGAATGATCAAGGAAGAGGAACAGCGGATCAACCCCTTCGTACCATATCACGCGCTGCGGCTCATGCCATGGCCGGTGATACAGTTATTGTTCATGCGGGAGTATACAGAGAGTGGGTTAACCCGGCTAATGGAGGAACAGCGGAGCATAGAATCGTATATCGATCCGCAGGAGACGGAGAAGTAGTGATTACAGGAGCTGAGCGGGTTACAAACTGGAAGTCTGAAGGAGACCATGTTTGGAGCACAGAAGTGCTCAATTCCCTCTTTTCCGTTCGCAATCCCTATGAGGTAGAGCTTAGTGGAGACTGGTTGTTTGACGGGCCCTTCCCAATTCATCTCGGCGATGTCTATTTGGATGGCAAATCATTGTATGAATGCGATAGTATTGAAAGCGTTAACAACCCTGAAGTTTGGTCCGAAGCCAAGTATCCCAAGGATTCATTGTTAAAATGGTATGCCGAGGTTGGTTCTACGACAACAAAAATCTGGACCAACTTTGGTGGAAAAGATCCTCGTACGGAAAACGTAGAGATTAATGTACGTCCTTATTGCTTCTGGCCTGAGAAACCGGGAATTAACTACATCACCGTAAGCGGTTTTACTCTGCGTCAAGCCTCCCCCCAATGGGCACCACCTACAGACTACCAGGAAGGTTTAATTGGACCTCACTGGAGCAAGGGCTGGATTATTGAGAACAATATAATCAGTGAATCCAAATGCGTTGGTATTAGCCTGGGTACCGAAATCGGCACAGGGCACACCAAGTCTTTGGAGAAGCATAGTAAAGGCGGTACTCAACGTGAACAGGAGGTTATTTTACGAGCATTACGCTCCGGCTGGCATAAGGATAATATCGGCAGTCACATTGTTCGAGGTAATGTAATTCATGATTGTGAACAGGCAGGTATTGTGGGTCATATGGGAGCAGCCTTCAGCCACATATATCAGAACCGAATTTATAATATTCACCACAAACGACTCAGACACGGTGCCGAAGTTGCGGGAATTAAGCTTCATGCTTCCCTGGATACTCAAATTAGCGAAAATATAATGTATAGCTGTTACCGTGCGCTTTGGCTTGACTGGCAGGCACAGGGCACTCGCATCAGCCGTAATGTATTTTTTGACAATCTTTCGGAAGACCTCTTCGTTGAGGTTTGCCATGGTCCATATATGGTCGATCATAACCTATTTCTCTCTCCGATGAATTTCAGAAATATGGCTCAGGGCGGGGCATTTGCTCATAATTTGTTTGCAGGCCGATTTGTAGTTCGTTCCGAAATTACTCGTATTACGCCATATCACTTCCCTCACGAGACGGCCATGGCCGGATACTCCAATATCACTGGAGGCGACGACAGGTACTACAACAATATCTTTATAGGTGACAACGATCCTAATAGGGAGCCTGTGCCCATCACCTTTTTTGAGCATCTTCCACTTAAACCAAGGGATGAAGTTGGAGAGGATGGGAAGACGGTCATGGATGGTGTTCCGGACAATTCCATATGTTATCTTCATGCTGTGGGACTTGCCGGCTACGATCAACATCCGGATGTGAAAGATAAGAAATGGTGGGAATACACCAAAGAGGAGCTTATGGAGCTTGGCGATGCCGCGAAGGATTTCTTTATAGGTAATGCCGTTCTTCCGGTGGCTATGGGTGGCAATGTATTTCTTAACGATGCGGTTCCAAGTCGTCACGAATCCCAAGCGAAGATAGTTGCACAGAAGGGTATGAACGTTGAGATTGATCCTGCGCTAGGTAAGGTGCACATTCAGATCCATGAGCCCGAATTGCTTCGGAGAACTTCTGCAATGTTAGTTACCACGGATCTGCTTGGAAAGACTTATCACGCCGATATGAAGTATGAGGAGCCGGACAGCAGTCCATATCATTTTGACTCCGATTTCTTCGGAACAAAGAGACCCGATGCAGATGTTACACCTGGTCCCTTTGAATTAACCGAACAGGGTACGATTGATTTTGATATTTAA
- a CDS encoding 5-methyltetrahydropteroyltriglutamate--homocysteine S-methyltransferase, protein MIPFRNDHVGSFLRPADLSQAREQYKSGNITYEELRAVEDKEIIRIIEKQKENGVLAVTDGEFRRSWWHFDFLGGLDGVELYEQIDGPKFHNMQTRKGGIRVVGKVDFSSHPFVQDFEFLKKHAGDAVAKQTIPSPNMLLYRLENDANIYTDREQFLQDTIAAYQKAIQAFYDAGCRYLQLDDTAWADLFSEAGHDKLRAKGLEPAEELKTMQRMINETLAHKPADLVVTMHICRGNYKSNYFSTGGYDYASEVIFGGLNVDGLFLEFDDERSGGFEPLQYVNRKDLKIVLGLLTSKTGELEDKEHIKARIAEAATYVPLEQLCLSPQCGFSSTEEGNILTEEQQWRKLRYVKEIAEEVWN, encoded by the coding sequence ATGATACCATTTCGTAATGATCATGTAGGTAGCTTTCTACGTCCTGCAGATTTAAGTCAGGCACGTGAACAATATAAATCAGGCAACATCACATATGAGGAATTAAGAGCTGTTGAAGATAAAGAGATTATTCGAATTATTGAAAAGCAAAAGGAAAATGGCGTATTGGCAGTTACGGATGGTGAATTCCGTAGAAGCTGGTGGCATTTTGATTTTCTGGGTGGATTGGATGGCGTAGAGTTGTATGAGCAAATAGACGGACCGAAATTCCATAATATGCAAACGCGCAAGGGTGGGATTCGTGTTGTTGGTAAAGTTGATTTCTCGAGTCATCCCTTTGTTCAGGATTTTGAGTTTTTGAAAAAGCATGCAGGTGACGCTGTAGCGAAACAGACCATTCCAAGTCCTAACATGCTTCTATATCGATTGGAAAATGACGCTAATATCTATACGGACCGAGAGCAATTCCTTCAGGATACGATTGCGGCGTATCAAAAAGCCATTCAAGCTTTCTATGATGCGGGGTGCCGATACCTGCAATTAGATGATACTGCTTGGGCGGACCTATTCTCAGAAGCTGGTCACGATAAGCTGCGTGCCAAAGGTCTGGAACCGGCAGAAGAGTTGAAAACGATGCAGCGAATGATTAACGAAACATTGGCTCATAAACCGGCAGATTTAGTTGTGACGATGCATATTTGTCGTGGTAACTATAAATCGAATTATTTCTCAACGGGTGGTTATGATTACGCTTCTGAAGTTATCTTTGGAGGCTTAAACGTAGATGGATTATTTTTAGAATTTGATGATGAGCGCTCAGGTGGTTTTGAGCCATTACAATATGTGAATCGAAAAGATTTGAAAATCGTGCTTGGTTTACTCACATCAAAAACAGGCGAGTTAGAGGATAAAGAACACATTAAAGCTCGGATTGCAGAGGCGGCAACCTATGTACCACTTGAGCAACTTTGTTTGAGTCCACAATGTGGTTTTTCATCTACAGAAGAAGGCAATATTTTAACGGAAGAACAACAATGGCGTAAACTTCGTTATGTGAAGGAAATTGCAGAAGAAGTTTGGAATTAA